From the genome of Nicotiana tabacum cultivar K326 chromosome 2, ASM71507v2, whole genome shotgun sequence:
AATAtcctttggagtttatatctcataTTTGAGACAATTTGGTGAAGATTTGAGGTGGTTTTGGTtgaaatttcatattgaaactcgaaaacAAAGACatgaacaaattatatatattttgtatgtcgaaTATAGAAACGgaatacaaaatatctacaacttacataattgtatataagttgtatataaattgtatgtaaattgtagttTTTGACCGGATTCTgtacaaaaaaaatatgtatttatgttatagataaattgtagattttgATCGAATTTGtatgtattttataaaaaaaacttttgTTACTTCCCGTAAATATAAAAACTTAAACAAAACCgggtaaataattttaaaatcttgtatatatacgaaaaaatatataactttgaaaGGCGTATATGGTTTTATTAAATTGACAGCCACTACGACAAAgttatacagtcaaacctctatATAACAGTTTCGTTTATTCCGATATTATTTTGCTGTTATAGAGACCATATataataacataacatgaaaaattTCTTCAAAAGAAAAGTTGGCCGTTATAATAAAGTATTGTTATAGAGAGTGTCTATTATAGAGAGATCTAACTGTACTGGTGAAGTGGTACTCTGCACTCACTAATCTAAAATTCCGCGCCGGGCGAGGTGCCACGGTGTTCAATTATTTTCCCTTGAGGTTGTGATGTTGCCTGATTCTACTTGACTCTCTTCTTTAAATTTCTTATATATATCACTTGCATAAAATTTTCTTGTTCTTAgcaccaaaatcaatgacacaatgCTTCCTGCAAATGTAGCTGCTGTAATTATCAAAAAAGCCTGCTTGTAACACTGAATCCCAACACAATTCAAATCCTCTCCAACTTTTCTTGCAATTCCCTTAGCTTCTAATTGTTTCAATGCTTCTTTATCATATAAATAACCAGCCACTCTCACATTGAGTATATATCCACCTATAGGACTAGCTATAGAACCAAAATTATACAATGTAGCATAGTACTTAATTCCAAATAACTcagaaattatagccaaaattaaTGGCATAGGATTTACCAATTTGACCTAAGTTATCGATCGCGGTCAATGTCCCTCCAACCCCAAATGTAGTAACTACAAATAGAATTAACATGTCAATGTTAAAGAGTGCTTGTAAAATTGTGTGATCTTCACCTCTCTTTGGTGGCTTAAACGCGTTTTTAAAGCATGATTTCCAATTTGTTGTTGATTCAGGCTCAGCTGATGAAGGGATATTTTCCATTTGAATGGATACATTCAATTGTGAAAAATTAGTAGCAACTTGTCTTTTGCTTTTCCAAAGATTAACTTCTTCTCTAATGATTAAAACTAGTGGTGAGAATATTAAAACCAGAACAACAGCACCACTTAAAGAATACTCAGCCCTGTCAAAAGTAAGCTTTCTTTGGATGATGATCATAATCAAGAGAAATCCAGCAAGTCCAAGTGAAAAATAGAGAAGATTATATAACATTTTGACCTCATTTTCTTGTCGAGTGACCTTCATAATCCGAATTGCAGGAAGAAAAAAGAACGATACAAGGACGGGGAACCAAGAAATGAGTAAGATCAAAGACTTACCATTATCTCCATAAAAAGCAAGGTACAATTGTGTCATAATCGCACCACTTAGGCCAACTGCACCTTTTAATAGGCCTAACACGATGCCTCGACTATTAGGGAAATTCTTGACACAAGTAACAGTTGCACCAGTATTTGCAAATGACTGAGAATTTGCACCAATGCATATATACAAACACATTTGCCAAACATGAGGTTTCGAAATTCGCCCCGTTACAGCCAGCCATATCATGAAATAACCAAAAACGTTCAAGATTGCACCTATAGCAAGAACTGCCCGAGGTGGTATAATTTCCATAATTAGACCAGAAATTATGGCTAAATTACCACCCAAATCCTTGAAAAAGCTAATCAAGTTTAGTGTTGTTTGATCATAACCTAATGAGGATTTTATTTCCCCTGAATATAGGCCAAATATGAAAGTTGCACCAGCCATTGATAGTATCATCAGAGAAGAAAATGTCATGAACCAACGGCTAGTTAGCAAATGGAGGCTAAAACTCCATATGGCTCTACATACACTATCTCTAGTCATCTCTGGCATTGCCATTATTTTTGCAGAGACTATTTTCTGTGTGATAAAATCTATGGAATTATGTTTGGAGTTTGGACTGATATATTATGAGGGGATTTAATACTAATGATCATTGGTTTGTCTTTTATATTAATTCTTTGTAACAATTGGATATTTGAGAATCTTATGCCGGCAGCTATATGATTGCTTGTTGAGTTATTTTTGTAATATAATGAATCTGAAGTCTTAACTCCTAAGCTGAGGTTAACTAAGGGAGGACACCAAAATTTTGATTTGAAATTGTAAGCGAGGTTGAAAAACTAGGACAatgaagggaaaatgaaataCTAACTTCTACAAGTTTGGGCAAACACATTATATAAAATAGTATACTTCTAGAGTTTGGATTATTACCTCTGTAATTCCTTTTCCAAACATAGTTAACAAGAGAGTAGAGAGGACTCTTAGAAGCAGTTAACAGAAGATAATTGAGATTTAAACTAGTGATGCTACGGTTCGAATTGTGGCCT
Proteins encoded in this window:
- the LOC107763484 gene encoding protein NUCLEAR FUSION DEFECTIVE 4-like; this encodes MAMPEMTRDSVCRAIWSFSLHLLTSRWFMTFSSLMILSMAGATFIFGLYSGEIKSSLGYDQTTLNLISFFKDLGGNLAIISGLIMEIIPPRAVLAIGAILNVFGYFMIWLAVTGRISKPHVWQMCLYICIGANSQSFANTGATVTCVKNFPNSRGIVLGLLKGAVGLSGAIMTQLYLAFYGDNGKSLILLISWFPVLVSFFFLPAIRIMKVTRQENEVKMLYNLLYFSLGLAGFLLIMIIIQRKLTFDRAEYSLSGAVVLVLIFSPLVLIIREEVNLWKSKRQVATNFSQLNVSIQMENIPSSAEPESTTNWKSCFKNAFKPPKRGEDHTILQALFNIDMLILFVVTTFGVGGTLTAIDNLGQIGKSYAINFGYNF